CGAAGTAGAACGCAGAATCAAGTTACTTGGCAAAAATGGAGGATATGTTATGAGCCCAGCCCACAACATTCAACCAGACACACCACCAGAAAACATTTTAGAAATGTTTGACTATGCACTGGAAGTTGGCAAGTACCAGGAGGAAAGGGAATAAATGCACTTAAAAGGTTTAAACAAAATAATCGCTGGCATAGTAATAGCTATAATCATTCTGCTAATGATCTGGCCCTTCTTCTATATATTCTTATCTTCTTTTAAACCTTTAAAAGAAATAATGTCGAAAGCCACTCTGCTGCCTAAAAATCCCACCCTCAAAAACTACAAAACCCTTTTGTTTGCAAGAACACCAGTCCGTGATTTTCCAAGGTTTTTATACAACAGCTTAGTAATTTCTTCGCTAACTACAATATGTACAATAGCCATTGCCTCGATAAGTGCTTATGGTATCTCACGCAACAAAAGGCTAAAAAAGGGCATCATATCTCGTTTTTTGCTTCTTTTGTATGTTTTTCCAACAGTAATACTTCTGGTACCTCTTTATAAAATATTCGCCTTTCTAAATCTCTACGACAATTTTATTTCCCTAATAATAGTGTATTCTGCACTCGCTGCACCTTTTTGCACCTGGCTTCTAACCTCTTTTTTCGACAATATCCCTCGTGATATAGAAGAATCTGCAAGCATAGATGGAGCCAGTTCGACATCAACATTTATTCGCATAGTCTTGCCTCTCGCCGCTCCAGGTTTGGTTGCAGCAGGTGCATATTCTTTTATAACAGCCTGGGGTGAGTACATGTTTGCCCTGGTGTTAATAAGTAGCAACCTTAAGAAAACAGGACCATTGGGATTAGCCACCTTTGCAGCAGAGCAATATATAGAATGGGGTCCTCTCCTTGCGGGTTCGGTATTGATAATGCTTCCGGTGTTTCTCATATTTCTACCTATATCCGGATACTTTATAAAGGGCTTCACTGCTGGAGCAGTGAAAGAGTAGTCCTTAAAAACCAAAAGGAGGGAGAGTTTATGAAATTTTTTGCAAAACTAAGTATATTTTTAAGCATCTTTCTCTTATTAAGCGTAGTTGGTTTCTCTTCAGCCCTCACAAAGGTTTCTTTACAGATATTGAAAGACATTTACGTTCTACCAGTAGCCGAGCTTGCCACTACAAAAACCCATCCCGAAATTATAAAAATCGAAAATAACCTTATAGAAGTAACCATCATACCAAATCGAGGTAGAGTGATTGCATCTTACGCTCTAAAAAAGCAAGGAGAAAAAATACCCCTTCTCTACAATGAGTTAAACCCATCTCCCATGGTATTACCTGAAGGACTC
This portion of the Thermatribacter velox genome encodes:
- a CDS encoding carbohydrate ABC transporter permease, whose amino-acid sequence is MHLKGLNKIIAGIVIAIIILLMIWPFFYIFLSSFKPLKEIMSKATLLPKNPTLKNYKTLLFARTPVRDFPRFLYNSLVISSLTTICTIAIASISAYGISRNKRLKKGIISRFLLLLYVFPTVILLVPLYKIFAFLNLYDNFISLIIVYSALAAPFCTWLLTSFFDNIPRDIEESASIDGASSTSTFIRIVLPLAAPGLVAAGAYSFITAWGEYMFALVLISSNLKKTGPLGLATFAAEQYIEWGPLLAGSVLIMLPVFLIFLPISGYFIKGFTAGAVKE